One Sparus aurata chromosome 23, fSpaAur1.1, whole genome shotgun sequence genomic window, GTCTCACTCTTCCATCGCCAAGTCTTAGAGATAATCAGTTATTGCTGTTTtatattgttgtcttttttttcttttctttttttttttttgctgttgttcaGACGAGACATTTTTTCTGATGTTGAAGTTGCTTCTTGTGTTCTGCGATGGCTGCTCTGCACTCAGCTTTCTGCCGCCGAGGACAAGTCTTTTGAGGGGTAGAGGAGAAGACGAGAGGGGGAGATTTGGAGGGGGTCATCAAGGGTGGTGTTTTCCAACGCCGGGGGGTTTAGGATCAATCTGAAGCGTCACAAGATACACACTACACTgatgacattttaacacaattgtgtaatttttaaaacctttttccAATTATTGTACTTTTTGGCTACACTAGTGGCACagctgctagctgcacagcttactgagctaactgagctaactagctaacggcagctatagttagcagcagttagtggttactctaGCAATATGCTgactcctttttgttttgaataatacatacatacatttttttattttaggtggGGTTACAAGCCAAAAGGTTGGATACCACTGCCCTAGGAGTGACATCAGGTTTATAGGGGGGGACATCACATTCCTCCACAAAATGAGAATCATTTCGAGAGGGCGTGTCCGTAATACAAAATTATCTTTGTGCTAAATTAGATGCGCacactttgcttttctttgttctgACGTTCAATGTCCACAGTGAGGTAAAGGGAAACCGCAGAGCTATAAAATACGACTGTGAAATGGCGGGCAGCGCTGGGAAAGTGTAAGAGCGAAGAGAGGAAGGATTggctgaatgaataaatgaatggaCAGGCGacggggagggagagagagagagggagatgagggGAGAGGCTGTGTGTGCCAGCGGGGGAGAAAGGGAGGCAGAGGATAGCTGTGCCGTGCAGCCGCCCTCCATCTGGCCACCTACCCAGCAAACGGCCctctcagctctgaagtcactGGCTGTGCTGTGCCCAATGTGGCAGCCACTCACAAGGCGTACCAGCCTGCAGGAAAAACTAGGCCACTGAACTCTGTCTGCCCtctggctttttttcttttttttcatagatTAAACCCAAAAGGCTCAACTCCCCCACCTCCCGGCCACAAAGCTTTTTATTTCACCAGAGATTcacagtaaacaaaaacaaatagaacCCTCCCTGTCTGAGGATGAGCTTTGTGTcgggctgcagagctgcataCCTGCGTTTTCTCCCTCAGTAATACTTACTCATCATTATCTCAGACgacccctccccctcctcttcctcaccacacacgcacacaccatcacacacaccagcagcctGTCTCCGGGTTCAGAATCCCTTGTTGTGAGTGGACAATTCTGgcatgtgatgtcatcagaaaCAGGTGTTAAGTAGGCTAGACACGGTTTCCGTGGCAACAGTGAAACCCACAGATGCAgcggctctcctcctcctcctcctccccgtcggtctgtctctctctcctctgcaggtCGAAGGCAGGGCCAGAGACTCAGCGCGACGGCAGAAAGCTGATTAATAAATAAGACGACACGGATCCTCCCGGGGTCCACAACTTTTTCAATATTATATAAGCTGTACGATCCATTAACCCTTTGAGCTCAGTCTGTAATAAACTGCACTTTTGTTCCCCTCATAGCGTGCGTAGATACGGGGATGCTGCCACATCCTGTCTCAGTGTAGACCGTTATTCATCAGTTGTTTTGGGAACCAAgaataattgtaaaaaaaaaaagaaataatcatCCTCAGTTGCTGAAAATGTCTGaattttaaatcttatttttcttttttatatatatattataaaagcGGTACTTGCTTGCTCCTGGAGATTTTTAAAGTAAACCCTCACTTAAAGCTATGAAAAGTTGGAACAGAAATCCAGGGCACGAAATttacgttagctagctaggtCAGTGTAATTGTTAAGGGGTGCCATTGACTGAAGTGCCACAGTGTTGCACAAAGGGTTAATGATAAGACTAAGGCCACGCAAGGCCTGTTCCAAGTTatgttttttgcacatttgtgaGATATTATGTCAGTATTTTAAGTTTTCCAAGTGCCTTTTTATTATAGGTAAAAATATAGAAGCTATACactatatgaaaaaaaaaaaaatgattatatGAAAGTATATTTTTTTCCTGGCATCATGTTCTGTGGTTGAACATGCAGAATTTTAGAGTTGTAAAAGTCTCCAATTGGTACAACATAGCGGTGTTCTCCTGTTTTAGAGGAATTTTATTACGATATTGATAATAATGTcaatgaaaaggaaaatgtttaataaagtTGTATTTGATATGacgtgtgttttcatttctgatagaaaatgtacaataaaatgacatttaTGGAAACGCAcatgtacatatttaagacATCATCCAGGTGAAGTGACTCTTCCACTGTAGACTGACATATACACACTTCATCTGAACGACCACAATCATACTGCCCTGATTAAAAGTTAAGAAGCAGTTTCAGCTATACAACATattaaatatagatataaaaaGGCAAAGTCAAGGCTAAAGAAAAAGATGGCTTTATTTAGGTTATAATTTACAGAGGATGGGGAAAGGAAAGACAGGGTGGCCGTCATTTCATACTTCATGTTTCCGTTTTCTGCGGCTTTTCTTGTTGTGTCTGAATATTTAGTTCCTCCTCTAGACGCTCTTTAGCCCGAACCACCTGGAGACAAACAGCGACAATATTGACAATTTTAGATCAACAAAATTACGCTGTGATTCACTCAGAGCAGGGAGGACTGGGTAACAGATAAAAATCAGTAGCAACCATTGTTCCAAACACGACACGGTTCAAAGAGTGGCTTCCTCCCACACAATGACAGCAACATGACTCATAATTTGATATTTAACACGGACACAAAGATGGAAAGGGAACCAATCGTTGTTTGTTTGGATGTTATGAGCATAATGACAGAGCGGTCTGAGGTCACTGTTCAGCATCACTGCTCCCAGCTGAACAAGCTGCAATATCAGGCATTTCACATGACTGCAGGCTGTGCGACAAAAAACAGCTAATTCATGAAGCTGAAAAATATTTATGACTCAAGTCCATCGGTCAATTATGCcattttttaatccaaaacTCACACTGTTTGGGACGTCTTTGTTATGACAGCTTGACgtcaaagctgctgtaagcattgTGGTCCTTTTAGCTAAAGTCCTGTATGTTTAAATATCtattctcttttactgcatgcgACTACTGCGAGTAGAGGAAAGACACGGGTGCCTGATCAAAACACTTCATGACGGTTGATACTCTTGGAATACAGCGCTGTTTAATAtaatttacagcagctttaaacaagacaaaataaCCTGTCATAAGTAAATCATATCAGGACAATTATCGTCTTCAATTTTCATCTTCATTCATCCAACTGCAAGACTACTTACCTTAATGTGTTATCATCacatttaactgtcatatgtggTATGATAATAAGTCCTACTATGACATGTTTATGACGTGTTCTGTTGTCTTTGTTAATGTCCgattaaaataacaaatgacACTCAGATTAGAAAACGCAATGTGAACAATGCCAATGTATTAATAAAAGCAAAGTGAATGTGTCACATCCGAAGCTACAGTATACTTACTTTTGATTGTATGTAAAATGAACCGCCCACTGACTTGTCATTGACTTTAAAAAGGTGCTCGTAGTTCTGGAAGAGATGAACATTTCAGTGTTAGTGTTCAAGCAGTATTTCATCATCACTTTAACATCACAGGAAAGACACATATCGACACATTTTCTCATCACTGTTACAGAAGAAGGTACAGAGAAGTGTAGATAAGGCTGACGAATGgtcaaataaacacatgaatGTGAACGCATGTTAACTTACTGAGCTGCTAAATCTTGGATAGTTACTTTACAGCTCTGTTGCACAGCGGCAGTGCGTTTAGCCATCATTTTCTAAGATATGACTAAGCGATATTTTACAACCACACAAAGATTGTTTCTTCTGAAATCATTTTGAGTTGGGAAAATGATTCTAAAGCAATCTGTTTCCTCCACAGATTGGACTAATGAGCTCCACAGTTTGAGGAGTTTAGGTCATAATAAAACCAAAAGACGTCACATGTAGGCTAGGGTGAATCGAAAGGGATTTTGTCTAGAAAATAACtctggaatgaaaaaaaaataggagtGTTTGTACCTTCTGAATCTCCTCAGGAGTGAGAGTGGAGATGTTGAGGATTTGCTGCGCCTCTTGAACGGTCATCCCGGTGATGCTCGAGGCCGCTGCAGAGTGCTGAGCTGAACTGCCTCTGGCCTTCGCTGCTGCTTGACTGGCtgtgagaggaaaaaacacaacacacacaaatacttcaGTTCATTCAACAACCTCAATGAATGTGAAAGTAAAGGTTATCTCACACAGAGCTACAACTTGGGCTGGGTGATACTTTATCATTTCTGCAAGCTTGTATCTGAATGATGCAATCTTAtattatttttacacttttgaTTAATTCTGAGCAGGTTGTAATAGTATTAAGAGCATATTACGAAATAAGTCTGATGTAATAGATTACACCGGAACACGGTTCATTACTTACACCAGattaaacatttatcattttcaTATACCATATTATATAAAGTCATTGCTGcaattaagactttttaaatttaatttcaaaCTAGTGTTTATTCTGTTCACATGTTTTTGATACCTCTTTAGTTTACTTAAATGAATGTCAGTAAACTCATAACAGTATTCCAAAACCAGAATAGCAAAAAAAGACATACTTGATTTACAATATTGTAGAACAGGTAAGCAGACAATATCTAGCTTCTCTGGTTACAGTGTCTGTAAATATGATGGATGCACATCATGTCTCAGCAGTACCACCCTACATACCACATTATGAACGATTACAGCCCTGTGGTGGATCATACCTGCATATTCCTGCTGTAAGGCACGAGCAAAGGCACGTCCCACCACCTGTGCTCCCATCACAATGATCTGTGCGAGATATTTAGCCTGCAGAGGAGATGACAATAAATCACAAAAATCTGGATCAGACATCTGTCCAAGGAAATATGCAGCTGATGTCAGACCGAGGAGGGAGGTGTCTGCAGGTGTGGATGAGGGAGGCACCTTCATTACAGCTGTGAGACTCGTGACAACCTTTTCATTCGCACATACTTCACTGAACTACCTCACATTTGGTCCTTGAAGTTCCCTCTAAACCCATTTAAATGTCCCTGGAAACGAGTAAGGACTGCCGAGCTTATGTAACGGTGGTGGAAAAGCTACGCATGCTAATGCTACCTAGCATAACACTCTGTCCGTGCCTTGCTAACGTCCGCGGTCAGTTTGGAAATATAAACGCGACCACTATCAAGTTCATTCTTACCATTTTATGATATCACACAGGTCCCCTCAGACAGTGTGCGCCCGTctgttttcacacatgcacaccaatGAAGGTTATTGAAGGGTCAAAGTTCAAGGAAGCGCCGAAAACACAAAATTCAAGATAAGCCAGCCGCACGGCCGAGAGTCACGATACTGACCCCCAGCGGCAGGGAGGCGAACTGCAGCCTCTGTCTGCACTGACTTCATAggctttttcacctttttaagatggtaaaaggaaaaacataacagattaatttaatttaaagctAGTAGGATGAGCAAATGTATGAGAGGAAAACTATTCCACAATAAATAATATCTGTGTTTGATTTGCAGGTCTGCCTCGAAGCTAGTACGAGAATATATTGTATAATAATTAGAGATGCATGATGTGATTTTTCAGCCGATTTGAAAACCGATCATTATTTTCATAGTTTATTCGACATTCCATAGCTGTGACAAGATTTTATGGTTAaacttcatttttatttcactgttcacaATAATATGCTTTATTAGCCATTTATTAGCCATTATTAGAAGTATTATAAACGTCTGATGCGACTCTACCGTAATCAATGGCTTAAAAaggatttatgaaacatttcgTAGTTTGTTACCAGTGAATTAACTGTTAACTAAAGTTAAATATaccataaaaattaaaaaaaagtgttaatggtggttattataaagtgttgttttgttaatttctttgtttatatTAATTTGTTGTCCCTGGTTAGATGTTAAAAAGTCACCCTAAATCTATAATAATAGAATTAATAAAGTCTCCATTTACGTCAGTTGTTTAAGAAAATTGCTGCAATGCTGTtctgttgtgaagctccagaaatgtttaacaACTATGACACTTCAGCCAACTTTTTTCTCAGCATGGGGGGTGAACAGATAAAGatatttttttgggtgaacgtaTCCTTTAACGTGTAGGAGCTTAGAAACGGTGCCTCAAACACAAATGGACAAGTAGCACATTGGGTTCAAAAGGTGTTTATTGTAagacagctttaaaaaaaatccacaaacCTTTACTCAAGAAAGACAGAATAAACAACAATGCTTTACTCAATGTATAAAAAGGAagtcctttctttcttttaacacAATGGAGGTTAATCCAATCCCAACTTTCACAAAGTATAGCATCCGAGAATCACgagcacatacagtacaccatcacacaaacactgacgaCACCTGCAGTTCACAACATGATGCGCACGACCATGCATGGCTGAAGGGTTTATTTCAGTCCATCAGAGGTTGTAAACAAACTCGGTGGGTTCAAGCCTGGATTATTGTTATTGATATTGCTGTAGCCCTGATTGGAAGATTACATGATGGCTGTTATGGCTGCATTGTAAGTTTTTAATACTGTACTGTTGTTGTCTAATTAACACCATGATTAATTTGTCCTAGAAAACAGAAGTTAAGAAAATTAGCTAATTTAAGTGATGAATACCACTGAAACCAACAAAGATCCTGACTAAAAACTGCCCCGCTAACAAGAAAGGAAACAATCGTCTCAGAGTATACAAAGGCCCCTCTGGTTTGGCTTTTAATGACATAACATCTCAGTTTCATTGACCTTTAATCCCTACTTATGGCAAAAACattcaatcaaatcaaacttGTACATAAACAGTAACACATTACCATGGTAAAATCTTTGTTTAGTGAACTCGATGTCATTAGAAATTCCAGTTCATGGCCAAACATGAGCACTGGTGACCCTGTTGTATCCTCGGTGTGGTTTTTGCTGCTGAAGGCTTGAACATGTTACagtgatcgtgtgtgtgtgtttttttaacctgACCAAACCGGAAGACGAAGGTTTTTGTTATCAGATGCATGATGTTCactttttctatttatttttttacatctttaaagacACATTGTGACTGAGCGTGCTCATAAGACTGgccagtagaaaaaaaaaaaaaaaaaagcaagcagTGGTCCACTGTGGAGGTAAATGTGCACACAGATAACAACTTTGTATGCGATGGTATCACGACCTGGTGTCTTTGAGATCAGGAAATAACAGACTGGGCACAAGAGGAGaccattatcattatcatgCTTACACCATGACCACAtaccacagacagagagaaaagctGTGCGAAAAATCCATTTGTAATAACAGTTAGTTGTCATCAGTGTAACTGGTAATGTAGCATTAAGCGGAAGTATTATTGCTTTGATTGCCTGCTATTTAATAATTCATCTTGCGCTCACCGCTGTGTTATCATCTTGTATGGTGGGATTTCATTTCCAGTCTACATTAATAGAACAAAGCAGTTACTACATCAGATTTATCCCAGAAATATTTATCTAAATTTACAGCGATTTCATGCAGTCTGACATGATGCACACCAACtacaaaacatgatttttgaTCTTCTAAACCTTAACAGATGCTTTGATACGTACTGATATCAGAAAGTGTTGTCGTTATTGTAATTTTATTTCCCAAAACCATTTATACTCTTGCATTGTACAGTACTCTTTGTGTGTGCAGTTGGCTGCTGAGATGTTGACTGACTGAGCTCAGAGGTTGTTTCGGTGGCACCATCGCACGCACACATGGCAAC contains:
- the pam16 gene encoding mitochondrial import inner membrane translocase subunit tim16, with the translated sequence MAKYLAQIIVMGAQVVGRAFARALQQEYAASQAAAKARGSSAQHSAAASSITGMTVQEAQQILNISTLTPEEIQKNYEHLFKVNDKSVGGSFYIQSKVVRAKERLEEELNIQTQQEKPQKTET